A segment of the Alistipes communis genome:
CGATCTCCTTAACGACCTTGATCACCTGGAGTTTCGACTGACCTGCGTTTTTCAGGATGACATCGAACGACGTCTTCTCGGCGGCGGCAGCCTCGCCGGCACCGGCTGCGGGAGCAGCAACCGCAACAGCTGCAGCAGCGGGTTCAATGCCGTACTCCTCTTTGAGGACGGTAGCCAATTCGTTTACTTCCTTAACAGTCAAATTTACCAATTCTTCTGCCAGTTTCTTTACATCTGCCATAGTTGTAATTTTTATTAAATTCTTGTTTTTGTTCGTAATTAGTTTCTTTCTTCGAGCGTCTTCACGAGGCCCGCAATCTTTTGGCCTGCATTAGCTTGCAATGCAGAGATAACATTCTTCGCAGGCGACTGCAGGAGCGAAACGATCTCTCCGATGAGTTCTTCCTTGCTCTTAATGTTGCACAGGGCATCCAACTGGTTGTCGCCGACATAAACGCACTCCTCCACGAACGCTGCCTTCAAGACGGGTTTCTCGCTCTTCTTGCGGAACTCCTTGATGACAACGGCAGGGGCCTTCGCCGTCGTTGCAAACATTACCGAGGTCGAACCCTCTAAAACCTTCATCAGATCAGCATCCGCCTTCTCGGCCTTTTCGAGCGCCTTGCCGAAAAGGGTGTTCTTCACGACGACGAGTTTGATCTCGTTCTCGAAGCACTTTCTGCGCAACTGAGCGGTCTGCTCGGCGTTGAGCGTTTCGATGTCGGTCAGATAGAAGTGAGGATACTCGTTGAGCTGCTCGGCGAGGTTGTTGATTACAACCGCTTTTTCTTCCTTGGTCATCTCTTAAATCCTCCTTCGTTATTTGG
Coding sequences within it:
- the rplL gene encoding 50S ribosomal protein L7/L12, which produces MADVKKLAEELVNLTVKEVNELATVLKEEYGIEPAAAAVAVAAPAAGAGEAAAAEKTSFDVILKNAGQSKLQVIKVVKEIAGLSLGDAKALVDGAPKAVKEGVSKEEAESIKGQLEEAGAEVEVK
- the rplJ gene encoding 50S ribosomal protein L10 yields the protein MTKEEKAVVINNLAEQLNEYPHFYLTDIETLNAEQTAQLRRKCFENEIKLVVVKNTLFGKALEKAEKADADLMKVLEGSTSVMFATTAKAPAVVIKEFRKKSEKPVLKAAFVEECVYVGDNQLDALCNIKSKEELIGEIVSLLQSPAKNVISALQANAGQKIAGLVKTLEERN